Proteins found in one Acanthopagrus latus isolate v.2019 chromosome 3, fAcaLat1.1, whole genome shotgun sequence genomic segment:
- the chtopa gene encoding chromatin target of PRMT1a, which yields MSAASSQKVVLKSTTKVSLNERFTNMLKNKQPTAVSIRATMQQQHLASARNRRLAQQMENRPSVQAALNHKQSLKQRLGKSNIQARLGRPVGVLMRGGPAGGRGGMRGMTRGGLRGRARGGAMRGALSLRGKRVSTGVPMRGRGSAGRLAMRRGGRFRGGAAGRGSPMSRGAGRGGITRGRGGLRGRGGFPGRGGRGRGRGRGVGRPAVTREQLDNQLDAYMSKTKGHLDAELDAYMAQADPDSME from the exons ATGAGCGCCGCCTCCTCGCAAAAAGTTGTCCTGAAAAGCACCACAAAAGTGTCCCTAAATGAGCG CTTCACTAACATGCTGAAGAACAAGCAGCCCACTGCAGTAAGCATTCGAGCCACCATGCAACAGCAGCATTTGGCCAGTGCCCGGAATCGCCGGCTGGCCCAGCAGATGGAAAACCGGCCCTCAGTGCAAGCTGCTCTGAATCATAAACAG AGCCTGAAGCAGCGCCTTGGGAAGAGCAACATCCAGGCCAGGTTGGGCCGGCCTGTTGGGGTTCTGATGCGCGGAGGaccagctggaggaagaggaggaatgcGGGGGATGACCAGGGGGGGACTCCGAGGACGAGCCAGAGGAGGTGCAATGAGAGGAGCTCTGTCCCTAAGAG GGAAGCGAGTGTCTACAGGTGTCCCAATGCGAGGCCGTGGCTCAGCAGGCCGCCTGGCGATGCGTAGAGGAGGCCGCTTCcgtggaggagcagctggcagaggaagTCCAATGTCCCgaggagcaggacgaggaggGATAACCAGAG GGCGTGGCGGACTGCGTGGTCGTGGGGGATTTCCCGGCCGAGGTGGTCGCGGCCGCGGCAGGGGCCGAGGTGTTGGCCGACCAGCTGTGACCCGTGAACAACTGGACAACCAGCTGGATGCCTACATGTCAAAGACCAAAGGTCATCTGGATGCTGAACTGGATGCTTACATGGCCCAGGCAGATCCAGACAGCATGGAGTGA
- the snapin gene encoding SNARE-associated protein Snapin isoform X1, which produces MNDTWLNPLGVHINLTAVVETSSGKDAIAEGLVDLLKPAIQQLDLHVHSVRESQVELREHIDNLATELCRINEHQKVALDLDPYVKKLLNARRRVVLVNNILQNAQERLRRLNHNVAKETARRKTMLEASGVFTSRSPSKP; this is translated from the exons ATGAATGACACATGGCTGAACCCCTTGGGAGTACATATTAATCTAA cagctgtagtGGAGACTTCTTCGGGTAAAGATGCTATTGCCGAAGGCTTGGTCGACCTCCTGAAACCAGCAATCCAGCAGCTCGATCTGCATGTCCACTCTGTCAG AGAAAGCCAGGTAGAATTAAGAGAGCATATCGACAACCTGGCCACAG AGTTGTGCAGGATAAATGAGCATCAGAAGGTGGCTCTAGATCTGGACCCTTATGTAAAGAAGCTGCTGAATGCAAGACGCAGAGTAGTTCTAGTAAACAACATCCTGCAGAATGCTCAG GAACGTCTTAGGCGACTCAACCACAATGTGGCAAAGGAGACGGCACGAAGGAAGACCATGCTGGAGGCGTCAGGAGTATTCACCTCCCGCTCCCCCAGTAAACCCTAA
- the snapin gene encoding SNARE-associated protein Snapin isoform X2 produces MAAAAVVETSSGKDAIAEGLVDLLKPAIQQLDLHVHSVRESQVELREHIDNLATELCRINEHQKVALDLDPYVKKLLNARRRVVLVNNILQNAQERLRRLNHNVAKETARRKTMLEASGVFTSRSPSKP; encoded by the exons atggctgcagcagctgtagtGGAGACTTCTTCGGGTAAAGATGCTATTGCCGAAGGCTTGGTCGACCTCCTGAAACCAGCAATCCAGCAGCTCGATCTGCATGTCCACTCTGTCAG AGAAAGCCAGGTAGAATTAAGAGAGCATATCGACAACCTGGCCACAG AGTTGTGCAGGATAAATGAGCATCAGAAGGTGGCTCTAGATCTGGACCCTTATGTAAAGAAGCTGCTGAATGCAAGACGCAGAGTAGTTCTAGTAAACAACATCCTGCAGAATGCTCAG GAACGTCTTAGGCGACTCAACCACAATGTGGCAAAGGAGACGGCACGAAGGAAGACCATGCTGGAGGCGTCAGGAGTATTCACCTCCCGCTCCCCCAGTAAACCCTAA